Proteins encoded in a region of the Thermocaproicibacter melissae genome:
- a CDS encoding endonuclease MutS2, with translation MQYDWKKHAKALELDKILNLLAEQAACEDAAQAALQLEPSPSDAERLLQETDDAFGLMARFGSPSFGGLTNVTDSLHRAQAGGMLTMAELLKIASVLRTLRGIKEWRDKCEGVKTCLDERFSLITANPYLENQISEAILSEEEMADNASPALAEIRRKIRQSSARAREVLDRMIHSATYQKYLQEPIVTIREGRFVVPVKAEYRSEIPGLVHDTSASGSTVFIEPMGAVEANNRVKELLSQEKKEMERVLYALSAEAGNFADTIVRSYGLAVSLSVVFAKASLAYRMKATRPKLNDKGRIVLHRARHPLIDKDKVVPTDIELGTTFDTLVITGPNTGGKTVSLKTVGLLTLMAMCGLMIPAAEGSELSVFTQVLADIGDEQSIEQSLSTFSAHMKNIIEIIQRADEHSLVLLDELGAGTDPVEGAALAESILEELRSKGAKIAATTHYAELKAYALQTSGVENASCEFDVATLRPTYRLLIGMPGRSNAFAISLRLGMNPAVVDRAKELVSGENRRFEDVVQNLEESRRQLENEREEARRMREEAELARREAEEARSKVQREADRAIAQAREKSAQLVAQTRAQIDALLNEMDEIRKQKNKGITAEQKAKLNAGLRSLERTADPVSKKQDSDYRLPRPLKVGDTVLIFDIDKKATVLRLPEGNPPEVLVQAGILQTRVPLSNLRLLQEKQQKQIFRTVTSNVSRAQVPAAREVDVRGLTAEEALMEVDRAIDAAVLSGVGQLTIIHGKGTGVLRRAVQTHMKNHPQVKRYRLGTFGEGESGVTIVELK, from the coding sequence ATGCAGTACGATTGGAAAAAACACGCCAAAGCGCTTGAGCTCGATAAAATTCTGAACCTGCTCGCAGAGCAGGCTGCATGTGAAGACGCTGCGCAGGCAGCATTGCAACTAGAACCGTCGCCGAGCGACGCGGAGCGCCTCCTTCAGGAAACCGACGACGCTTTCGGCCTGATGGCGCGCTTCGGTTCCCCGTCTTTCGGGGGCCTTACCAATGTAACGGATTCTCTTCACCGCGCTCAGGCAGGCGGAATGCTCACTATGGCGGAGCTGTTGAAAATCGCCTCCGTCCTTCGGACCCTGCGCGGGATTAAGGAGTGGCGCGATAAGTGCGAAGGGGTCAAAACCTGCCTTGATGAGCGGTTTAGCCTCATCACGGCGAATCCGTACCTCGAAAACCAAATCAGCGAAGCAATTCTCTCGGAAGAAGAGATGGCAGACAACGCTTCGCCCGCGCTTGCGGAAATCCGCAGGAAAATCCGTCAATCGTCCGCCCGAGCCCGCGAAGTGCTTGACCGGATGATTCATTCCGCCACTTACCAGAAGTACCTTCAGGAGCCGATTGTAACCATCCGTGAAGGGCGTTTTGTTGTGCCTGTTAAAGCGGAGTATCGCTCCGAGATTCCGGGCCTTGTGCACGATACTTCGGCAAGCGGCTCAACGGTTTTTATTGAGCCGATGGGCGCCGTGGAAGCAAATAACCGCGTCAAAGAGCTCCTTTCTCAGGAGAAAAAGGAGATGGAGCGCGTCCTCTATGCGCTTTCTGCGGAAGCCGGCAATTTTGCGGACACGATTGTGCGCAGCTACGGCCTTGCGGTGTCGCTCAGTGTTGTGTTCGCCAAGGCGTCGCTGGCCTACCGCATGAAAGCAACACGGCCGAAACTCAACGACAAGGGAAGAATCGTCCTTCACCGCGCGCGCCATCCGCTCATTGATAAAGACAAGGTTGTCCCGACGGATATCGAGCTTGGAACAACCTTTGATACCCTTGTCATCACCGGCCCGAACACCGGCGGTAAGACCGTTTCGCTCAAAACAGTCGGCCTTCTGACGCTGATGGCGATGTGCGGCTTGATGATTCCTGCGGCGGAAGGGAGCGAACTTTCCGTTTTCACCCAGGTGCTTGCCGACATCGGCGATGAACAGAGCATCGAGCAGTCGCTTTCGACGTTTTCTGCACACATGAAGAATATAATAGAAATCATACAGCGCGCGGATGAACATAGTCTTGTCTTGCTCGATGAACTGGGAGCCGGCACTGACCCCGTAGAGGGCGCCGCCCTCGCGGAATCCATTCTGGAGGAGCTTCGTTCCAAAGGAGCGAAAATCGCCGCAACTACGCATTATGCCGAGCTAAAAGCCTATGCCTTGCAGACGAGCGGCGTCGAGAACGCCAGCTGCGAGTTTGACGTAGCAACGCTTCGCCCGACTTATCGCCTTTTAATCGGAATGCCGGGCCGTTCCAACGCATTCGCAATTTCTCTTCGCCTCGGAATGAACCCTGCTGTGGTAGACCGTGCCAAAGAGCTCGTTTCCGGTGAGAACCGGCGTTTCGAGGACGTAGTCCAAAACCTTGAGGAAAGCCGCAGACAACTGGAAAATGAGCGTGAAGAAGCCCGCCGCATGAGGGAGGAAGCTGAGCTTGCCCGCCGCGAAGCGGAAGAAGCGCGCAGCAAGGTGCAGAGAGAAGCAGACCGCGCCATTGCGCAGGCACGCGAAAAATCGGCTCAGCTTGTTGCGCAGACCCGGGCACAAATCGATGCTCTCCTGAATGAGATGGATGAAATCCGCAAGCAGAAAAACAAAGGGATTACAGCCGAACAAAAAGCAAAACTCAATGCAGGACTTCGTTCTCTGGAACGTACAGCGGACCCTGTCAGCAAAAAGCAGGACTCCGATTACCGTTTGCCGCGTCCTCTCAAGGTCGGCGATACGGTGCTGATTTTTGACATTGATAAAAAAGCTACGGTCCTTCGCCTGCCGGAGGGCAATCCACCCGAAGTCCTCGTTCAGGCGGGAATTCTGCAGACTCGCGTTCCTTTGTCTAATCTGCGCCTCTTGCAGGAAAAGCAGCAGAAGCAAATCTTCCGAACAGTCACTAGCAACGTAAGCCGCGCTCAGGTTCCTGCCGCAAGGGAAGTGGATGTCCGAGGCCTTACAGCGGAAGAGGCACTAATGGAGGTCGACCGTGCGATTGATGCCGCCGTGCTTTCCGGCGTCGGGCAGCTGACGATTATTCACGGAAAGGGCACGGGCGTACTTCGCAGGGCGGTGCAGACTCACATGAAAAATCACCCGCAGGTGAAAAGATACCGTCTTGGAACATTCGGGGAAGGGGAGTCCGGCGTTACAATCGTTGAACTGAAGTAA
- the ylxM gene encoding YlxM family DNA-binding protein, which produces MPKDLTVSLLLDFYGNMLTEKQREVVEFYYNDDLSLSEIAENEGITRQGVRDAIKRAEMQLREMEERLGFVKRTAELRATLREIYEAADRIKQTNSRCSYVGQIEEDADKILQNTQKLLGE; this is translated from the coding sequence ATGCCAAAGGATCTTACAGTATCCCTGTTGTTGGATTTTTACGGAAATATGCTTACGGAAAAGCAGCGTGAAGTGGTTGAGTTTTATTATAACGACGACCTTTCTCTTTCCGAAATTGCAGAAAACGAAGGGATAACCCGCCAAGGTGTCCGCGATGCCATTAAGCGCGCCGAGATGCAGCTCAGAGAGATGGAGGAGCGCCTCGGTTTTGTAAAGCGTACGGCTGAACTTCGTGCTACTCTCCGTGAAATTTATGAGGCGGCTGACCGAATTAAGCAGACCAACAGCAGGTGCAGCTATGTGGGGCAGATTGAAGAGGACGCCGACAAAATTCTTCAGAATACACAGAAGCTGCTTGGCGAATAA
- the ffh gene encoding signal recognition particle protein: MAFESLSDKLSAVFKRLKSKGKLTEQDVKNVMREVRLALLEADVNYKVAKEFTAKVAERAVGAEVMQSLTPAQMVIKIVNEELTALMGGGDAHLSRPSSPPAIVMLCGLQGSGKTTHAGKLALMLKKEGHRPLLVAADVYRPAAIQQLKVIGEKAGVPVFEMGAEDPVKISMAAVKHAKDYGHDFVLIDTAGRLQIDEKLMDELQNIRAAVHPSDILLVVDAMTGQEAVNVAKSFDDLLNISGVILTKLDGDARGGAALSVRAVTGKPIMYAGTGEKLTDIEVFHPDRMASRILGMGDVLTLIEDAEKALDRKEAEATARKMMHEGIDLNDLLEQMRQMKKMGSMKSVLSKLPGVAQQIKDVEIDDRQIDRMEAIILSMTPRERAKPEIINSQRKRRIAAGSGMKVEDVNRLLKGYEQMRKMMKQMKKPGFRKRLAGFGRPF; this comes from the coding sequence TTGGCATTTGAAAGTCTTTCAGATAAGCTTTCCGCTGTTTTCAAACGGCTGAAATCAAAGGGCAAGCTGACCGAACAAGATGTTAAGAATGTTATGCGTGAAGTCCGCCTTGCTTTGCTTGAAGCCGATGTAAACTATAAAGTCGCAAAGGAATTTACCGCAAAGGTCGCGGAGCGTGCCGTGGGTGCCGAAGTAATGCAAAGCCTTACCCCGGCGCAGATGGTAATTAAAATCGTCAATGAAGAATTGACAGCTTTGATGGGTGGCGGTGACGCCCACCTCAGCAGACCGTCTTCACCGCCGGCCATTGTGATGCTCTGCGGACTGCAGGGCTCCGGTAAAACCACCCACGCCGGAAAGCTTGCGCTGATGCTGAAAAAAGAAGGCCACAGGCCGCTGCTCGTTGCCGCCGACGTTTACCGCCCGGCAGCAATTCAACAGCTCAAAGTCATCGGAGAGAAGGCAGGGGTTCCCGTTTTTGAAATGGGCGCCGAAGATCCGGTGAAGATCAGCATGGCGGCTGTGAAGCATGCAAAAGATTACGGCCATGATTTTGTTTTAATTGATACGGCCGGCCGTCTGCAGATTGACGAGAAGCTGATGGATGAACTGCAGAACATCCGTGCTGCGGTGCATCCTTCCGATATTCTGCTCGTCGTGGACGCCATGACCGGTCAGGAAGCCGTGAATGTTGCCAAGTCGTTTGACGACCTGCTCAACATCAGCGGTGTAATTCTCACGAAGCTCGACGGTGACGCGCGCGGCGGCGCGGCCCTCTCGGTGCGTGCCGTTACCGGCAAACCGATTATGTATGCCGGCACGGGCGAAAAGCTCACCGATATTGAAGTGTTCCATCCGGACCGCATGGCCTCCCGCATCCTCGGCATGGGTGATGTCCTTACCCTGATTGAAGATGCCGAAAAGGCCTTGGACCGCAAAGAAGCCGAAGCGACAGCCCGCAAGATGATGCATGAGGGAATCGACCTCAACGACTTGCTCGAGCAGATGCGTCAGATGAAGAAAATGGGCTCCATGAAGAGTGTCCTTTCCAAATTGCCGGGTGTCGCCCAGCAGATTAAAGATGTTGAGATTGATGACCGGCAGATTGACCGCATGGAGGCAATTATTCTTTCCATGACGCCGCGTGAGCGCGCAAAGCCGGAAATCATCAATTCACAGCGGAAACGCCGCATTGCGGCAGGCAGCGGTATGAAGGTCGAAGATGTCAATCGCCTGCTGAAGGGCTATGAGCAGATGCGAAAGATGATGAAGCAGATGAAAAAGCCCGGTTTCCGCAAGCGTCTTGCCGGTTTCGGCAGACCGTTCTGA
- the rpsP gene encoding 30S ribosomal protein S16 has product MAVKIRLRRMGAKKAPFYRIVVADSRFPRDGRFIEEIGYYNPLEEPSVIKVDADKAKKWIANGAQPTDTVKALLKKQGVL; this is encoded by the coding sequence ATGGCAGTTAAAATCAGACTGCGTCGTATGGGCGCAAAGAAAGCTCCTTTCTACCGCATTGTTGTCGCCGATTCACGTTTCCCGCGTGACGGTCGCTTTATTGAGGAAATCGGATATTACAATCCGTTGGAGGAACCGTCCGTTATCAAAGTTGATGCGGATAAGGCAAAAAAATGGATTGCGAACGGCGCTCAGCCGACCGATACCGTAAAGGCGCTGCTCAAAAAGCAGGGCGTACTGTGA
- a CDS encoding KH domain-containing protein, translated as MKELLIAIAQGLVEDPSAVRVDVDEPTEDGTVVYHLHVAESDMGRVIGKQGRIAKAIRVVMRSAATRNNTKVAVEID; from the coding sequence ATGAAAGAATTGCTTATCGCCATTGCGCAGGGGCTTGTTGAAGATCCGTCAGCGGTTCGCGTTGACGTTGACGAACCTACCGAAGACGGCACAGTCGTTTATCACCTCCATGTAGCCGAGAGTGATATGGGCCGAGTTATCGGAAAGCAGGGTCGTATCGCCAAAGCAATCCGCGTTGTGATGCGTTCTGCAGCAACCCGCAATAATACCAAGGTTGCCGTCGAAATCGACTGA
- a CDS encoding folate family ECF transporter S component has protein sequence MKQILNSVRLSAKELGSIRAITVCGMLLALRIVLSMFTIHITAILRISFSYLPIAAVGMIFGPVAGGVFGVAGDILGYFICPTGPYFPGFTLNAFLSGFVYGVFFYRKPVSLRRTFSAKALITFLISILLNPLWLSILYGKAFFAVVSARIVTNLVMFPIEATILHLLLKMIEKSRVTRLIRKNC, from the coding sequence ATGAAGCAGATCTTGAATTCTGTTCGCCTGTCGGCTAAAGAACTAGGCAGCATCCGTGCCATTACCGTCTGTGGCATGCTTCTTGCCCTGCGAATCGTCCTCAGCATGTTTACCATTCATATTACGGCCATACTCAGAATCAGCTTTTCCTACTTGCCGATTGCGGCGGTAGGAATGATTTTCGGACCGGTGGCTGGGGGCGTGTTCGGGGTTGCCGGCGACATTCTGGGGTACTTTATTTGTCCCACCGGACCGTATTTTCCGGGCTTTACACTGAATGCGTTTCTCTCTGGATTCGTTTACGGCGTATTCTTCTACCGCAAACCGGTCAGTCTGCGGCGTACCTTCTCTGCAAAGGCTTTGATTACGTTCCTTATCAGTATCCTGTTGAATCCGCTGTGGCTGTCTATCCTCTACGGCAAGGCGTTTTTTGCGGTTGTTTCCGCCAGAATTGTGACCAATCTTGTGATGTTTCCCATTGAAGCAACGATTCTGCATTTGCTTCTGAAAATGATTGAAAAGAGCCGGGTTACACGGCTGATACGGAAAAATTGTTGA
- the rimM gene encoding ribosome maturation factor RimM (Essential for efficient processing of 16S rRNA), giving the protein MVKQFLEAGKIVGTHGVRGELRVDPWCDSPEFLKQFHTLYLNQGEIPLKVVSSRVHKSQLLLTLENVNTVEAADTYRGKILYLKRDDAKIPQGHYFMADLIGLDVYDVDTFVYYGTVTDIMRTGANDVYQITSPGKKNYLIPAIEPVIKRIDLEKGKMLIQPIKGIFDDED; this is encoded by the coding sequence ATGGTAAAGCAGTTCCTTGAAGCTGGCAAAATTGTTGGGACCCATGGGGTCCGCGGTGAACTTCGTGTCGATCCTTGGTGCGATTCCCCAGAGTTCCTGAAACAGTTTCACACTCTTTACCTGAATCAAGGCGAAATTCCTTTGAAAGTCGTTTCTTCACGTGTTCATAAATCACAGCTTCTTCTTACGCTGGAGAATGTCAACACGGTAGAAGCTGCCGATACTTACCGCGGAAAGATTCTTTACCTCAAGCGGGACGATGCAAAAATCCCGCAGGGGCATTATTTTATGGCCGACTTAATCGGTCTGGATGTTTACGACGTTGATACGTTTGTCTACTACGGTACCGTCACCGATATTATGCGTACCGGCGCCAATGATGTTTATCAGATTACCTCGCCGGGGAAAAAGAATTACCTCATCCCCGCAATAGAGCCGGTTATCAAACGCATCGACCTCGAAAAGGGGAAAATGCTGATTCAGCCGATTAAGGGGATTTTTGACGATGAGGATTGA
- the trmD gene encoding tRNA (guanosine(37)-N1)-methyltransferase TrmD translates to MRIDLLTLFPEMCETVMAESIIGRARRKGAVQVCCHQIRNYAFDKHQRVDDSPFGGGMGMLMMAEPIALCMDDLIAHLGYKPYTIYLSPQGKTLTQKRVQELSKMDGLVLLCGHYEGIDERVLEAYVDEEISIGDYVVTGGELPALILADAVCRMLPGVLADDECFQLESHYHSLLEYPQYTRPAVWRGREVPQVLLSGHHENVNKWRREQSLLVTARKRPELLASAELTEQDRLFLSQHGFEVPNK, encoded by the coding sequence ATGAGGATTGACCTTCTGACCCTGTTTCCTGAAATGTGCGAGACCGTAATGGCGGAAAGCATCATCGGGCGCGCACGCAGAAAGGGTGCAGTGCAGGTCTGCTGCCATCAGATTCGCAACTATGCGTTCGATAAACATCAGCGGGTCGATGATTCCCCGTTCGGCGGAGGAATGGGCATGTTGATGATGGCGGAACCCATCGCTCTCTGCATGGATGACCTGATTGCCCATCTCGGCTATAAGCCGTATACAATTTACCTTTCTCCGCAGGGCAAAACGCTCACCCAAAAACGGGTGCAGGAGCTTTCCAAAATGGACGGGCTTGTGCTTCTCTGTGGCCACTATGAGGGAATCGACGAGCGCGTGCTCGAAGCGTATGTCGACGAGGAAATCTCCATCGGAGATTATGTCGTCACAGGCGGCGAATTACCCGCGCTGATTTTGGCCGATGCCGTGTGCCGGATGCTGCCGGGCGTGCTGGCAGATGATGAATGCTTTCAGCTGGAAAGCCATTATCATTCCCTCCTCGAATACCCACAGTACACTCGTCCGGCGGTGTGGAGGGGCAGAGAAGTACCGCAGGTGCTGCTTTCCGGCCATCATGAGAACGTGAATAAATGGCGTAGGGAACAGTCTTTGCTGGTAACCGCGCGAAAGCGCCCGGAGCTTTTGGCTTCGGCGGAACTGACGGAACAAGACAGGCTTTTCCTCTCCCAGCATGGTTTTGAAGTTCCAAATAAGTAA
- a CDS encoding HPr family phosphocarrier protein, whose product MYAKDVLVQNQVGLHARPATFFIQKANEFKSSIWVEKEERRVNAKSLLGVLSLGIVGGTTIKIIADGSDEEEAVSSLVKLVQSGFTE is encoded by the coding sequence ATGTATGCAAAGGATGTTTTGGTTCAGAATCAGGTTGGCCTTCATGCCAGACCAGCAACCTTTTTTATTCAAAAAGCAAACGAGTTTAAGTCGTCCATCTGGGTTGAAAAAGAGGAGCGCCGCGTCAATGCAAAGAGTCTGCTGGGCGTTTTGTCCCTTGGAATTGTCGGCGGTACCACCATCAAGATTATAGCAGACGGTTCCGACGAAGAAGAAGCTGTCAGCAGCCTTGTAAAGCTGGTTCAGTCCGGTTTTACAGAGTAA
- the uvrC gene encoding excinuclease ABC subunit UvrC, translating to MTEFEKHKKELRARAMKLPLHPGVYLMHDKSGKIIYIGKAKALKNRVSQYFGSDKNHDEKVRQMVAHVDWFEYILTDSEFEALVLECSLIKQHTPKYNILLKDDKGYSYIRVSKGPWPRISEAKQIADDGAEYIGPYVSGWSVKQSVEAAQKIFRLPTCNRVFPRDIGKGRPCLNYYIKQCCAPCRGKISEEEYREAVQDAINFLRGGSAESVRELTRRMEEAAEKLEFERAARIRDYLAAIKKTAERQKVVCSKIPEQDVIAMTQGSGKTCFQVFRFENGRLTDRETFFINGTGMPKAVRGEFLERYYSMRDRIPPRVTLDGPAEGQELLSRWLSEKAGRKVTITVPQKGEQAKLADMCRNNAAEQLAQATGRTGREASALDELARLLGLPEPPAYIESYDISNLAGEENVAGMVVFENGRPLRSAYRRFKIKTVVGQDDYASMREVIARRLEEYEKNKDSGEGFGRLPDLILLDGGKGHVAAVQPILDAAGYNIPLFGMVKDDRHRTRAIAKNGGEIAINSNRSAFTLISTIQDEVHRFAIGYHRQLRKKSTISSTLLSIEGVGPVRAKALLKRFRTVAAIGDADLQELIETPGITEPAARNIYNYFHPESKDD from the coding sequence GTGACCGAATTTGAAAAGCACAAAAAAGAACTCCGCGCTCGTGCCATGAAGCTGCCGCTCCATCCGGGCGTGTACCTGATGCACGACAAATCCGGCAAGATTATTTATATCGGAAAAGCAAAAGCACTCAAGAACCGTGTCAGCCAGTACTTTGGCTCCGATAAGAATCACGATGAAAAAGTCCGCCAGATGGTTGCCCATGTCGACTGGTTTGAATATATCCTCACAGACAGCGAGTTTGAGGCGCTGGTGCTGGAATGTAGCCTGATAAAGCAGCATACACCCAAATACAACATTCTGCTGAAAGATGACAAGGGTTACAGCTACATTCGTGTGTCGAAAGGACCGTGGCCGCGCATCAGCGAGGCAAAGCAAATCGCAGATGACGGTGCGGAATATATCGGCCCTTATGTCAGCGGCTGGTCGGTAAAGCAGTCGGTAGAAGCAGCCCAGAAGATTTTCCGCCTGCCAACCTGCAACCGTGTGTTCCCGCGCGATATCGGGAAGGGGAGACCTTGCCTTAACTATTACATTAAGCAGTGCTGCGCGCCTTGCCGAGGCAAAATTTCGGAAGAAGAATACCGAGAAGCGGTGCAGGATGCCATCAATTTTCTGCGCGGCGGCAGTGCCGAAAGCGTCCGCGAATTAACGCGGCGCATGGAAGAAGCGGCGGAAAAACTGGAGTTTGAACGTGCCGCGCGAATCCGCGACTATCTTGCCGCAATCAAAAAAACGGCGGAAAGGCAGAAAGTCGTATGCTCAAAAATACCGGAGCAGGATGTTATCGCTATGACTCAGGGGAGCGGGAAAACCTGCTTTCAGGTGTTCCGGTTTGAAAACGGGCGCCTGACCGACCGCGAAACCTTCTTTATCAATGGAACCGGCATGCCGAAGGCGGTGCGCGGGGAGTTTTTGGAACGCTACTATTCCATGCGGGACCGCATTCCTCCGCGTGTCACATTGGATGGTCCGGCAGAAGGACAGGAACTGCTTTCCCGCTGGCTTTCAGAGAAAGCAGGCCGTAAAGTGACGATAACGGTTCCTCAGAAGGGCGAACAGGCAAAACTAGCCGATATGTGCCGGAATAATGCCGCGGAGCAGCTTGCGCAGGCAACAGGCCGCACCGGCCGTGAGGCTTCGGCGCTGGATGAGCTTGCACGGCTTCTGGGACTTCCGGAACCGCCCGCCTACATTGAATCTTACGATATTTCCAACCTCGCAGGGGAAGAAAATGTAGCGGGCATGGTCGTGTTTGAAAACGGAAGGCCGCTTCGCTCCGCTTACCGCAGGTTCAAAATCAAAACCGTGGTCGGGCAGGACGACTATGCCTCCATGCGCGAAGTTATTGCACGCCGGCTCGAGGAATATGAGAAAAATAAAGACAGCGGTGAAGGCTTCGGCCGCCTTCCGGACCTTATCCTCCTCGACGGCGGAAAAGGACACGTTGCGGCTGTTCAGCCGATTCTCGATGCAGCGGGCTACAATATTCCGCTGTTCGGCATGGTTAAGGATGACCGCCACAGAACGCGGGCCATCGCAAAGAACGGCGGCGAAATCGCCATCAATTCCAACCGCAGCGCCTTTACGCTGATTTCTACCATTCAAGATGAGGTTCATCGCTTTGCAATCGGCTATCACCGCCAACTGCGCAAAAAATCAACCATTTCTTCCACACTTCTTTCCATTGAGGGCGTCGGCCCGGTGAGAGCCAAAGCGCTGCTGAAAAGATTCCGCACCGTTGCCGCCATTGGGGACGCCGACCTGCAGGAGCTGATTGAAACTCCCGGAATCACCGAACCGGCGGCGCGGAATATCTACAACTACTTCCACCCCGAGTCAAAGGACGATTGA
- the rsmD gene encoding 16S rRNA (guanine(966)-N(2))-methyltransferase RsmD produces the protein MRVITGTARGRRLITREGEAVRPTPERVKEALFSIIQFEIEGRRVLDLFAGSGQLGIEALSRGAREAVFVDSSRESLDVVRKNVESCGFADCAKIVNMDFAAYLMRSEKPFDIVFLDPPYRTGLLQRALPLVAAKMNAGGTIICENPEEEELPEQCEGFSRIKRYRYGKICLTVYRRKDATNE, from the coding sequence ATGAGAGTAATTACAGGAACAGCGCGCGGAAGACGTCTAATTACGCGGGAAGGCGAGGCAGTTCGCCCTACGCCGGAACGAGTGAAAGAAGCCCTGTTCAGCATTATACAATTTGAAATTGAGGGACGCCGCGTCCTCGACCTTTTCGCGGGTTCCGGTCAGCTTGGCATTGAGGCGCTCAGCCGCGGAGCCAGGGAAGCGGTTTTTGTGGATTCCAGCCGCGAATCCTTGGATGTTGTGCGGAAAAATGTTGAATCCTGCGGCTTTGCAGACTGCGCAAAAATCGTCAATATGGATTTCGCCGCATATTTAATGCGTTCAGAAAAACCGTTTGACATTGTTTTTCTAGATCCGCCGTACCGCACAGGGCTGCTTCAGCGTGCGCTGCCGCTTGTAGCCGCAAAAATGAACGCGGGCGGCACGATTATCTGTGAAAATCCGGAAGAGGAAGAATTGCCGGAACAGTGTGAGGGATTTTCCCGCATCAAGCGGTACCGCTACGGAAAAATCTGCCTCACGGTTTACCGGCGAAAGGATGCGACCAACGAATGA
- the coaD gene encoding pantetheine-phosphate adenylyltransferase translates to MKTAICPGSFDPVTLGHMDIINRARKIFDHVIVAVLVNPAKHPAFTLEERIELLKRCTADMDDVEVVGFDGLLADYARERGAIAIVRGLRAMSDFEYEFQMSLFNKKLNPDLETVYLNTTAENMFLSSSGVKQIACFGGDISNFVPEVILSDIERRLCAGGKQT, encoded by the coding sequence ATGAAGACCGCAATTTGTCCGGGAAGCTTTGACCCCGTTACGCTCGGGCATATGGATATTATCAACCGTGCCCGCAAAATCTTTGACCATGTCATTGTTGCGGTGCTTGTCAATCCTGCAAAGCACCCGGCATTCACGCTTGAGGAACGTATTGAGCTCCTAAAACGCTGCACAGCGGATATGGATGATGTTGAGGTTGTCGGCTTTGACGGCCTCCTCGCCGATTATGCGCGGGAGCGCGGTGCCATCGCCATTGTGAGAGGCCTTCGGGCAATGTCAGACTTTGAGTATGAGTTCCAGATGTCTCTCTTCAACAAGAAGCTGAACCCAGATTTGGAAACAGTTTACCTGAACACTACGGCAGAAAATATGTTCCTCAGCTCCAGCGGAGTAAAGCAAATTGCCTGCTTCGGCGGTGATATTTCAAACTTTGTTCCCGAAGTAATTCTTTCGGATATTGAACGTCGTTTATGCGCGGGAGGGAAACAGACATGA
- a CDS encoding ATPase, which produces MNIDDLIDELYDMVEKAWTLPMSHGKVVDGEQVKQILDEMRELLPQEVHQAKAIVADRAQILADAKREAETTLRVAQEKAKALVAQDVITREAQQRANEILSQAQAKSREMKRATNEYVDDLMKRTDEELAQLLSEARKIRQSIKASQHSN; this is translated from the coding sequence ATGAATATTGATGATCTGATTGACGAACTCTATGATATGGTGGAAAAGGCGTGGACCCTTCCGATGAGTCACGGCAAAGTCGTGGATGGGGAACAGGTAAAGCAGATTCTGGATGAAATGCGTGAACTGCTTCCACAGGAAGTGCATCAAGCCAAGGCAATCGTTGCGGATCGCGCACAGATTTTAGCCGATGCGAAACGCGAGGCGGAGACCACCCTGCGCGTTGCTCAGGAAAAGGCTAAGGCATTGGTTGCTCAGGACGTGATTACGCGGGAGGCGCAGCAGCGTGCTAACGAAATTCTGAGCCAGGCACAGGCAAAGTCTCGGGAAATGAAGCGTGCTACCAATGAATATGTGGATGACCTGATGAAGCGAACCGACGAAGAACTTGCTCAGCTTCTTTCTGAGGCGAGAAAGATCCGTCAGAGCATCAAGGCTTCCCAACATTCAAATTAG